The genomic interval CCGCGCCCTCCACCGCCGCTACGCCGAGTACACCGCTCCCGTCCTCGCCGGGACCGTCCCGACGACCATCCAGCGGCTCGGCTTCTACCCGCTCATCGCCGTCCTGCTGACGGGGACGGCGGGCGCGGTGTTCGCCGTCGGCGTCCTGCTCGGCGGCCTCGTCCGCCTCCCGCTCGTCGGCATCAACCAGTTCATGCCGCCCGTCGCCGCGGCGCTCCACGGCGAGGACCACCGCGAGGCGCTCTCGCGGCTCTACGGCGCGACCAGCCGGCTGGTGCTCGTCGGCGTCACCGGACTCTCGGTTCCCGTGGTCGTCTTCCGCGTCGAGACGATGGCGCTGTTCGGCGAGACGTTCGTCCGTTACGCGTACCTCCTGCCGGCGTTCGTCGTCGCACAGTGGGTCGCCTGCGCCGCCGGCAGCGTCGGCATCCTGCTGATGATGACCGATCACCAGCGCGCGCTGCTGGTCGTCAACTCCGCCATCACCGCCGGCCTCGTGGTCGTCTCGATACCCCTGACGCTCGAATACGGCATCGCGGGCGTCGTCGCCTCCTACCTGCTGATGCTCACGGTGAACAACGTCCTCGAAGTCGCCGTGCTCTACCGGCTGGAGGGGCTGCAGCCGCTCACGCGGGCGCACGCCAAGCCGCTCCTCGCGGCGGTGCCGCTCACGGCCGTTGCGCTCGCCGCGCGGGCCCTCGTGCCCGGCGCGCCGGGTGCGCTCGTTGGCTCCCTGCTCGGCCTCGCGGTGTACGCCGCGGCGCTGCTGTGGCTCGGGTTCGCCCCGGCCGAGCGGCGGCTGGTCGGCGCGCTCGCCGACCGCTACCGCGCGGCTATCCCCTGACGACGAGCAGGTCGGTGTTGGCCCGCCGGTCGACGTACCGGGACCCGGAGGGCGGCTTCACCTCGAACGCGACCGTCCCGTCCGCCTGGTTCGGCCCGAGCGACGGGTCGATGTCGAACGTCGCCACGCCCGAGGCGTTCGTCCGCGCCGTCGCCACCCCGTCCAGCCGCGCGGAGTCGCCGCGCGCGATGACGGTGGCGTTCGACACCGGCGCGCCGCCGGGACCGACCACGGTCACGGCGACGCTCCCGTCGCCCGGGGCCGTGACCTCCGGCTGGGGCCGCACGTCGAGTTCGGAGACCCCGACTGCCGACAGCCCCGACAGCATGTTCATCATCACCGACAGCGACGCGACGCCGACGACGAGCGCGACGACGAGTCGAACCGGCAGTCCCTCGATGGCGCGCTCGTCCGACAGCAGTGTCTCGAACACGGGGGCGGTGGGCCCGTTCTCTCACATAAACCCGCGTCCGGGGGTTCAAGGCCGATGCCGCGGCCACCCGCCCCGTGACCGTCATCGGACG from Halosegnis marinus carries:
- a CDS encoding lipopolysaccharide biosynthesis protein translates to MSDADEEYADPADARLADALERVAHGAVVSVPSVLVERGLTVVFTALLTNGFSAGAYGLFVLARRCQHFLVSVCGGFGTGLSRYLPNADSDAERDLVATFGSLLTVAGAVVLGGALYLAAPTVGAIADKGAAFELYVRVFALALPATVVLQAAAGLLRGLEEVGALNLTQRVGFPALQLGVAGLGLATDSLLVVAVGAPLVAAAAGLAAVGWLGRERGLRPRLRGPDARALHRRYAEYTAPVLAGTVPTTIQRLGFYPLIAVLLTGTAGAVFAVGVLLGGLVRLPLVGINQFMPPVAAALHGEDHREALSRLYGATSRLVLVGVTGLSVPVVVFRVETMALFGETFVRYAYLLPAFVVAQWVACAAGSVGILLMMTDHQRALLVVNSAITAGLVVVSIPLTLEYGIAGVVASYLLMLTVNNVLEVAVLYRLEGLQPLTRAHAKPLLAAVPLTAVALAARALVPGAPGALVGSLLGLAVYAAALLWLGFAPAERRLVGALADRYRAAIP
- a CDS encoding DUF7382 domain-containing protein → MFETLLSDERAIEGLPVRLVVALVVGVASLSVMMNMLSGLSAVGVSELDVRPQPEVTAPGDGSVAVTVVGPGGAPVSNATVIARGDSARLDGVATARTNASGVATFDIDPSLGPNQADGTVAFEVKPPSGSRYVDRRANTDLLVVRG